The segment aaccgacaaccatcagtATGAGCCTAGgcgatggttgactttgatcgtaactttacttgaattggattatggattaaaggttcatgatcttatgtttatggatgatttcatgatgtttagatgtaccgtAGAGTGTTGGAATAAACTAAGAAACATGGGTatatcacttaggaactagtatgaaaagatGGGAATAAATGGGGTCTCTAGGCAtccttggcgctctgagaggcgtggGTCGCTAGGCCCCAAACTTCAGAGACCAATTTGGGGTGCCCTGGTTGGCCCGATGCCCCAAGGCCCTACGGACAGAGAATGTCCTGTGAAGATATGGGAGGCGCAGCGCCCCAGGGCCCTATAGACAGACGTTTTGACTGTTCTTCtctttttcatctctaaacccacaaaatattatgatcattagtaccctcaatacccaatagatttGACTCGATAAACAACCCGGAAACACGAATCAAATCAACTCTGGGCATgctacaactcaaccaacaagaattcaataatgttcatcaagaacttcaatattcataattcaatatacTCAAAATTCGCTGAATTAAACAAGTTGGTGTGTgagtgaactaacccaacatgAAAAGATCTCatataccttgatagggatcattCCCGACGAATTCCACTTGCAAAACCTTAGCTTTCCTGGCGAATTCTTTATCTTTCTCCCCTTTTCCTTcttatcttctcttttctccaagaCCTAAGcgtaaaataacttttataatcTGAACTAAATcttaattttattctaaataaacccttaaaacgaattaggaaatatatgggtgaaaagactagtttgcccttACTTCAATTCGGAATTGGACTTCCCTTACTTCAACAATTTCCAATTTTCAAAAGACATATTTCTCTCAtaacatatcaaaatcatgcaaaCTCGGCACTGTTGGAAAGATATTTCCAAGGTcattccaaccatataaagaactggCTCCAACTTATCCTGATCTAGAAGTTATTGCCATTTGtaaatgaccaaaaattcactttcttaactttaggaaaattttcagatttttcctattctttctAAAAGTGAAAATTTTTAGTTTCTCAGCTTATTATAGGGTATTTCGTGTTAAGAGATGTTacaaaacatttataaactcttaggaaatacttagttcatttatagcttttgagaaatgaacccaactcttagggaatactaagttcccttataacttttgaaggaagatcttcaactctttacttAAATTGAAGAGCATTAAAACGACGTTAAGATGTTTAATAAAAAATCtggaaactttaagaactttgctttgattttcttcctaatttctaaacttaagtcttaatttttttgactttaaTCATAACTTTCCTTAAATGAAATTGTGAATTTAAGGTTATGATGCTTATTTTTTGGTGATTCCTAGGTGCTTAGAAATCATTTCAAGTAATTAGAATCACTAAAGAGTGTTAAAATACCTTAGAAGGACTTAAAAAGGCTAAACTATGAAAATTGAGCGAAAAATGCCGATTCGGGTGCATTCGGAATCGTCGCGCCTGGTATTGCCTTGGTGTGGTTGACGACCTTACTCTCGCATTTTTCAACACTACACTCACAAAACCTCCATTGTTATTTTATCAAACCCTTAGGATCATCAATACTTTCAATACCTGATAGATTTAACTCGAAAATCAACTCTGAGATTACGAATCAAACATCAATTGGCATTCAAATAACTCAACCCACAGGAATTCCACCATATTCTTCAAGAACTCACTTCTTAACATGTAAACAATTATAAAATCACTAAATCAAAATAAGTTTGGTGTGTCGATGAACTAATCCAACacaaaagatctcacatacctcgatagggatcaccccgacgaattccactcgCAAAATGTTGGCGATCTTGACTTCCCTcctttttccttcattttttctctcttctccaagcccaAAGcataaagtataattttttgatatgaACTAAAACTTGTTTTTATCCCAAATCCATCCctaaaatgaaaggaaattaattcgtgaaaagactagtttgtcATGTCTTAAATCCgcattagattttttttagttcaacaacccaactttcgataggcatatctccctcatacgatatcgaaAATGCGCAAACTCGGCGGCATTGTAAAGATCTCTCCAAGGGATTTTCAACCATATTCATAACTACCTCTAAATCAtcttgagctagaagttatgataGTTTGAAAATGTCCAAAgctcactttcttaacttagaaaattttccacatttctccttttctttccaaaaatgaatattttatcttattccTAACTAATTCAAATTGGCGAGATGTTACAGACAGATACATATACAGAAAATTTTTCTGGAGTGGGAGTTACTACAGTGTGAAATTTTTGAACTTCGAAGGAGGTTTTAACcaagaaggaaaaaatgaacCTACTAATTAAGGTATGTAGTTTATGATAATGTGAAGTAATTAGAATTCATTTTTGTTAGCCCTAATTCTGAACTcgacatttttataaaattcacaattttctCCTAAATACATAAAACACACTCAACGAATGTGGTTTATGTGTAAGTTTCAgtcttttttcatttattgttgaaattatgatattaaccgttctgtttaattttatttgatcaatattgtttgaatatatttatttatttaatttattacttttatcatatcgagaaagaaaatctttttttttattttatactcatTATAATTGAGTTGAAACAGAAAGGCATAAACGCATTATGATTTATGAGTAAGTTTTAGTGTCTACGttttttattgatgaaattaCGTTATAACCCCTTATGTTAATATAGTTAATAAAACGCATTCAACAAATGCAATTTATGTGTaagtttcaatattttttcattttcgttaaaattacaatattacccttccgtttaattttatttgttcaatattttctgaataaacttatttattttatttattacttttataatatcgagaaagataattattttttaatttgatattctaCATTAATTGAGATGAGAAAGAAAGGCGTAAAACGCATTCAACGAATGCGAGTTATGGGTAAGTCTCAATGTCTTGGTTTTATATcgatgaaattatattattacccCTTCTGTTGAGCAATGCATGAATCGCATTCGACGAATACAATTTATGTTTAAGTTTCACTCTTTTTTCCATCTATTGTTATAGTTACTATGCTACCCTttctgtttaattttatttgtccaatattttttgaatatgtttgttttattcacttattacttttatcatatcgagaaagataattattttttatgcaatACTTAACATTAATTGAGATGAGAAAGAAAGACATAAAACTCATTCAACGAATGCGATTTATGCGTGAGTTCCAATGTCCTGATTTTTCTTATTGATGAATATACGCTATTACCCCTTCTGTTAAGAAAGACATAAAATGCTTTTAAAATGTGATTTATGTGTAAGTTTCAATGTCTTGATTTTTTATTGAAGAAATTACGTTATTACTGCTTCTGTAAAGAAAGGCATAAAACGCATTCAATGAATGCAATTTATGAGtaagtttcaatctttttctatttattgttgaaattacGATATTACCCGTTCTGTTTAACTTTATTTtccaatattttttgaatttatttatttatttaattgattacttTTATTATGTCGAGaatagaaaatcattttttcatttaatattcaACATTAATTGAGTTGGTAAAGAAAGCCGTAAAACACATTCAACGAATGCAGTTATGGGGGTAAGTCTCAGTGTCTTGGttttttattgatgaacttACATTATTATCCCTTCTATTAAGAAATGCATAAAACACATTCAACGAATGCAATTTATGTGTAAGTTTTAGTCTTTTTCCATCTATTTTTGCAATTACGatattacaatttcaatttaattttacttgtattatattttttaatataattatttttcattttatgttgAACATTAATTGAGCTGAGAAAGAAAGACATAAAATTCATTTAACAAATGTGAATTATGTGTAAGTTTCAATGTCTTGGttttttattgatgaaattaCGTTATTACCCTTCTGTTAAGAAAGGCATAAAACACATTCAACAAATGCGATTTATGTgtaagttttaatatttttccatttattgttgaaattacGATATTGCCAGttctgtttaattttatttgtccaataatttttgaatatatttatttatttatttgattacttttattataccgataaagaaaatcattttttattttatactcatTAATAATTGAGATGAAAAAGAAAGGCATAAAACGCATTCAACGAATGTGATTTATGAATAAGTTTTAGTATCTTTGttttttattgatgaaattaCGTTATAACCCCTTATGTTAAAAAAGGCATAAAACACATTCAATGAATGCTATTTATGTGAAAGTTTCAACTTTCTCCTATTTCTtgttaaaattatgatattaccCCTtccgtttaattttattttgtaacgacctgtttagtcgttgagcagcagattttatttctggaaaaactggcagagacaacggaacccacgacggaccgtcatgggcacgacggaccgtcgagggtgtctcgttccaaaatacttagaattatgaaaattgggtactgaaatcgactctctgaacttcgtgacaaaagtgcaggacggaccgtcacaggcatgacgggccgtcacagggtcttaaataaaaagtgagtctctgaactctgtgacggagcagcaggacggaccgtcgcaagcacgacggcccgtcacaggctgcgtaatcccacgcgaggtcggatttctttaaatgttttaagggacgttttggactattcctgctataattataaatttagtgggttaatgttaataatttaactacttgagggttaaaagagataaccttgaattaattaatgggttaattcaccatcttttatacttaattatatgctaattagggtaaaagaaagagggtttgaataagaaaaagaaaagaacagaaagagagagaaagaggggatagaacgagaaagaggagaaacgggaagaagaacaaagctttgggaaattgcttgcttgatcaaaattcttcagtggaggtaggttatggtttttatactattcgtagttaattcttaatagcgaatgatatgtgttgagttgtattgtaaagtcttctatatgctaaattgtatgcttgcatgaatgtgattatataattgtgatgaagtaagtatgatgaagctattcaatcccaaatcttgaaaaccccttgttaatgatgatgccttggtataaaagaaggcttgatgaactaaagtaatgggattgatgatgccttggtataaaagaaggcttgatgaactaaagtaatgggattgatgatgccttggtataaaagaaggcttgatgaattaatagaatgagattaggggatcgggtgtcacgaaccgacacataaaattaggggatcgggtgtcacgaaccgacacgtagaattaggggatcgggtgtcacgaaccgacacgtagaattaggggatcgggtgtcacgaaccgacacgtagaattagggaatcgggtgtcacgaaccgacacgtagaattaggggatcgggtgtcacgaactgacacgtagaattaggggatcgggtgtcacgaaccgacacgtagaactaggggatcggagtgtcacgttccgacacatagtagtaggggagcggagtgtcacgtaccgacacaagaataaaggtgatgaatcttgaaagatgttaatatgctcaatctaatgaacctaattcccaaatgagtatggtattgaggcttgagtcctcatgtgtgaacttggcggtacttattaacgatcatagtacttgttgttgctacatgttgagtaatgtagttgattttatattattacttgatatatattgttttctattttgagttggccgatgatatctactcagtacccgtgttttgtactgacccctacttataTGTTTCTtcccttgttatttgtggagtgcagcaaacgtgccgtcgtcttcaactcaaccgcaactctagccagtcttcattacaccggatttcagggtgagctaacgcttttagcttggactggatcttctccttcatgtcttgatgccttgaagttccggcatggactaactttttatttattctagccttctagatactcttagctttagtaatttgaggatagatgttcttgtgatgatgacttccagattttggggataataataaatgtttgagttttagaagttatttgatttattttgttaatgagtttttaagtcttccgcaatgtatttagttcattatgtttgaaatgatggggtttagattggttggttcgctcacataggaggataaatgtgggtgccactcacggcccgatttgggtGGTGACATATTTGtccaataatttttaaatatacttatttcttttatttattacttttatcaGTCTAAATTATGTCAGTAATGTTTATGTGGCTATAAATCTATTTCAATATAAAAGTTTATATATactgttttaatttatatttgttagttTTGACTTGATATTGAATGTAAGAATCGAAGATTTTTGAAATCTACGATCTATATTACATTAATAATGTTTGTGCGGTTATAAATTATCTAGGTATAGAATTGTGTTTGTTTTAATaggaataaaaaagaaatttgaagaataataaatatttagtcTTTTTCTTTTGGTCGTTAATGATTTCATATgatcttttccttctttttcttgattccttcctcccttctttcttctcctGATTTATTCATGTTAAAAGTTTCTTTAAAGCTTGCTTTTAAAATTGTGCTACAAACTCGAACCGTTTTGagtgaattatatatgaaaagaCTTGAAATATTGAGTATCTCATGTCTAATTCTTTGACTGTTTAGATatgattttgagttggtcgGGATTTAAAGATTTCATTAGCcatttaagttttatatatacatatatatatatatatatatatatatatatatatatatatataaaaatgagatTTACAATAACATCTTGTGGGTGATGAAAATCCAAATTAGTTGGACTCTAATGTAGATACcgaataagaaatcaaaaaagaatttttccaACGGATGACATACCTAGCTAATCAAACTGAGGGTTCTGCTGCATATACTTACCTTAATGAAGGTATTTCcataaactgactaaaataataatagctGATTAATAAGTAGTTACTATCCATTCAAAATTATGagaagttaatatttttataccatcaaaatcataatataaatagaCATGAAGCAATATTTTTGCAGTTACAATAACATCTTGTGGGTGATGAAAATCCTAATCTTATTTGCATTCTTCATGTGAATCTGCATCAAAGTACCTGAAATCAGAAGGaaaagaataagtaaaagataaaaatgttacaaaaaataGTCTAAAAACGCGGCATTTGTGATGTCTTTATTCAGTATAAACAGTTCATTTGCAATATAGTAGTGTTAATGAAACTTATAGCAGTGTTGATGAAAGGGCAGCCCGGTGAATTGGATGTTGTACACAAGGGTCTATTGTACGCAATCTAGCATTGGATATTGTCAAGGCAAAGGGAGCACTGGAGGAGATCGAGGGTGGTTTGAAGAATCAATGTCACGGAGAGAAAAAGTTCTTGAAGAAGAAATGGAAATGGAAATGGAAATGGTGCAGGTCAAAACagaaaatcaagttgccgatACATTAACAGAACACTTGACCAGGAGTTAGTTTGGAAACTTCTGTCGTCAGCTTGGCGTCATTAAAAGGAAAGAAGCAAGAGTTGAGGGAGAGTGTTAAAACACCAAGTATGATAACTGTGTAAAAGGCTTCAAAAATGCTTATTGATGGTATGGTATAGCTAGTGTACCTGTAATGATGGATGGCATCAAAAATTCCTCTAACAAGTACCCAAAAAAATGCTCCAACTTATCTGATAAGAAAGAGATAAAACATTTGAACCATTTTTCAAAGACAGGCAGTAAACAAAATACACGAAATTAAACACATACTAACCTAACTGCTTGGTTTTGGAGGTTGGTTACAAGAATCAATGCATGTAGTAGGCGGCAGCACACGTGGTGCATGAGAGagcttttcaaaaatatgacgGAGGCCCTCATGCTCAAACATGGATACTAGTATGGTATCCTCTGACTCACAACATGAAGGATCCATCTTGGCTTCATGATTCCTAGACAAAAGAACATCTGAATGGTACTTCTTTCTCGTCTGTTGTTCAATCTTGTCAACCTCCCATTTTGATGTTACTGGACAGTAAACATGCACAAATTTGGTCTGCCCATTCCTGTAAGCTCGACTGATGGCTTGCTCTTCTATTGAGGGATTCCAGAGAACGTCAAGCAAAACCACTCTTGAGGCCCCTATCAGACTTATTCCTTCTGAACACGCTTTTATGGATGCAAGCAGCACTTTTACATCACTCTTACGGTCATTAAGAGAATTTATAGATATCTGCCGCTGCTTCACATCAAGCTTCCCATCCATGTAGAGAATCTCCCGACCTAAAGTCCATCCAAAGAGAGAACTGAGTTGCTCCTTGATCAGGTTTAGAGGATCAAGTAGTTGGCTAAATATTATAACCCTCTCCTTCATCCCACCGCAAAGTCTGATAAGCTCAAcaacaaatttcatttttactcCGGTATCTGGATCCAACCGACAACCTCTCTCTTTTAGCTGACTTTCTAAGTCAGAGAACTCCTTCCTATTGGCCACTAATGAAGGATGAACAGAGATAAGAGACACCAGATTTTGTTCATAAAAGGAGCTTGGATTCTCAGGAATCCTTCTAAGCAACTCCTTCTGCAAATCTGTGGGTTTCAGGTGAACTACAGTGTCCCTTATACCCGGAAGGCTTACCTTCTTTACATTTTCACTACACTTATGGACTAGTGGTGAAATAATGTCCCTAAGCTCTTCCAATGCTCGGGCATTCTTGTCGATGGAACTGCTAAGAGAAGCCCATTTCTGCTCCAAATCTGCAGCAAACTTTGGACTGACGACGCAGAGAGTGTTGTATAACTCCTTGATGTTATTCTGGAAAGGAGTCCCAGACAAAACTATGCGCTTCTCTGTTTCAACCTTTTTCAAAGCTTTCCAGACAAGGCTTTGCTCATTCCGAGCAGTGTGCCCTTCTTCAAGTACCAGAAGACCAGGATATTTAAGAAGGATTTCTCTAATCGGCTTAACATAACCGTCTCCATCATCTCCGGTAAGAATTCTGAACAAATCATAACTGATCCCCAAAACGCTATTACCTTTAACCCAGGATCCCAGCTTCACCATTCGTATAAGGTGTGGATTTCTCTTTCCCGGATGGGATAAACAGCGAAACACACTCACTGTAGCTTCATCTTCCTGTAAAGAGAAATCTTTGCTGTTCAAGTTGTGGAAGGGAATGTCCACCTCCCATTTCTGGAACTCAGCTTCCCAGTTAAGCAGCAAGCTGGAAGGAGCTATGATTACAGGTCGAGACTTTGGAAACAGCTTCAAATACGACTGAAGAAATACTAGGGTGAGACGGGTTTTCCCGGTTCCAGGTGGATGTGAGATTATGCATCCTCCTTTGCTATCAGATAGGGGCTGTCTCAGCCTCTCGAGATTTATATCTCCGGCAACGTTTTTCCACATAAATTCAAATCCACCACGTTGATGAGGATGCATGGTTGATTTGGCACTTTGTGGAACTAAATCCCACACGGTTCCTTCTTCATTAATCAGAGAATCTTGGACTTCAGAAGAATCAGAGAATCTGAAGCCACCAACATCCAAGAGTGACGGCGGTTGTCCTAAATGTTTTCTTTCATATCTCCCTCGAGTTCTTTGAGCCTGCAATGACAGAAATCCAAGAATTTAAGCGTCAagcaaaaataaattgaagagccagttgataaaatcaaatataaggATAGCATGTTGAAGTAAGTAACATAGACTAGAGGATTAAAGTAGTAAAGTAGCAAATCCAATGAGAAACTCAAGTAACTAGAAGTTGCTACATACAACAGACAGGTGAAAGTGCAACAATTGGACCTTTTGAATAACAGCCAAGAAGATCTTATGAAAATTGAACATTTTCATAGCGAAGATATAAAACAGATATTGGACAATTTTccttaaaatcaaatataaggATAGCATGTTGAAGTGAGGCTTCTTATGCTTCATCCTAAGAAGTGCAACTGCCTAATGGAGATGTGGCACAGGTTACACACTGCATCAAGTACTATATATATCATATGTCCAATGTGTTGTATATCCAGTTTAAGTTCAATTTACTTTCAGTTCAAGCTGCAGGAAAACCTATTACTCTAATTGTGTATCAAACATCAAACTGGATATTACTCTTTGGCACAAAATACTAGGACACACTTTACTTCAGTGCTTAGTAAATTGTTTGCTACTGATATCACTACTATTAGAAGTAAAATAACAGATTGTGtagcataaaaaaaaatagttgtttAGGATTGATTCATGTAGAACTTTAAATTGCATTcctaatttaaatgaaaaagtgTTTCACGTGACAAAAACTCGTATACTTACAAAAGAAGGGAAGATGTACTTGATCTCCAAATGCACATAGGGACAAACTTTACAGATGAGTCCAATTTGTTCATCTAGAACAAGTTTGTGGTTCCCCATCTGACAGTCACTTAAATCTCCTTTCTGCATCTGCGAAGCGGATGAATTTGTAAAGCCAATATCTGACTCTAAGATACACATCTGCATTTCAGCAAAAAGATCTTCAACTTCCTTTTCCCATTCTTCTTTCTCAGGGGGAGGAGGTTCCTCGTCTTCAAACCGAAATACtaaaggaagtgtttccttGACAGGAACCCGTTTCTTCTTTTCAAAAGGAGTAATTTTATCATGATCATCGACATTTATGATGGAATCAAtaacaaatttcataaattccGAATCTTCAAGAAACTTTTTTCCAATCCTCCTGTCCTTTTGAACGACATCCTTCTGAACAACATTCTTCACCGAGTACTCAACCTCGCAATCTTCTTCAGATTTAGACTCCTCGCCATCAGACTCCTCCTCAGCAGTAAGTAGAATTGGGCTGCTACTACCAGTTCCATTGTTCAACTTCTTCTTTTTGGACTTAGAAAGTGAACGTGAACGAAGAAGATATGATCCGCCTTTCTTCTGCTTTTCACTCTCAACAACAAGCTCAGGTGCTAACCCCACATTCGACTCTTTTTCTCCTGCTTCATTCTTTTCATCTTCTGATTCAGACTCAGAAGATGAGGTGCTATCAGTATGCACTTCCACCGACTTCATGCTTGAGGTAGATGAAACAACCTCCTCATCTTTTTCATTCAACATATTACTCTCTTCCTCCTCTACAATGATAACAACATTATCATCCTCAAAATCATCCgtatcatcctcatcatcattaGGTATTTCCTCAACGAAAACCCGTCCAATGATAGGCTCACAAGTTGCTGGACTGAACTTTGTTGCATCTTCAGAAACtaacatttttcttttcctccCAGAACCCACACCCTCTTTTCCAATATTCACAGCACAAGTCGAAGAAGACGGAGTAAGATTACCATTTTGACATGACCTGTTCCTCTGTTTTGGGCCAGAGCCATCCCCTGAGTCCATCTTTCACCACCTGAGTTCACAATTTTCTTGATCAAAATGCACCAAAAATCAACACACTAAAAGcaaaaaatgaacatttttaGCAAGAAACACTAACCTGAATAAAGAGAAGAGGGTTGAATTCTTGAAACTATAAGAAAAcagaagagaaagagagggaaaaCATATACTATCGCCTTTCTCCCTCTCAGTTTATATGATATTAACcaaagaaatttttaatatttatttcactataaATTTATCTCATtacaaaaatatagatattttgttttaatttatgtgagtTAGTTTGACTACATACAATAATTAAAGATTCTAAAAATTTATGGCTATAAATCTAtctcattaaatatatatatatatatatatatatatatatatatatatatatatatatatatatatgtatatgtatgtatgtatgtattcaTGTCGTTCCAATTAATGTAAAGTTTGACtagatacaaaatttaataataatacattcATGCTGTTCCAATTAATACAAGTTAGTTTGACTagatacaaaatttaagaataaaagatttttaaaattatatcaaaatagtgattaaaaatttatatataatcatGTCGTTCCAATTTATATAAGTTAGTTTAACTAGATACAAAATCtaagaataaaagatttttaaatttatgtcaaaattATGGACTGCAAATCTATCTCATTAAAAAGGAAGGGTCTCAAATATATTCAAACTTTGATCGAAATTGATGTTACGATACCAAACTTTGTAAATGACATTTACCCCCCTCCCCCACAATTTTTAGTAGTGTAAGTTAAACGTATATGTATGTCCACATGGACATAAAAAGTCCACGTGAgcacatatatatctttaaaatacagTTTTAAATAGTTCCGGGGGCATAaatacactatttaatagttCAAGAGGTAAAAGGTCcttcataaaatttgatatcgTAACAACAATTTTGGTCAAAATTGCAGTATTTTGCAGACTCTTCTCCCCAGTAAAACTGTATAGATATTCATGTTGTTTCAATCTATATAAGTTAGTTTGACTAGATACAAAAGTTAAGAAcataagatttttgaaatttataatctttaggggaaatgcacgcccgaaatttcaaagacacacttatac is part of the Solanum lycopersicum chromosome 1, SLM_r2.1 genome and harbors:
- the LOC138347183 gene encoding SNF2 domain-containing protein CLASSY 4-like; this translates as MDSGDGSGPKQRNRSCQNGNLTPSSSTCAVNIGKEGVGSGRKRKMLVSEDATKFSPATCEPIIGRVFVEEIPNDDEDDTDDFEDDNVVIIVEEEESNMLNEKDEEVVSSTSSMKSVEVHTDSTSSSESESEDEKNEAGEKESNVGLAPELVVESEKQKKGGSYLLRSRSLSKSKKKKLNNGTGSSSPILLTAEEESDGEESKSEEDCEVEYSVKNVVQKDVVQKDRRIGKKFLEDSEFMKFVIDSIINVDDHDKITPFEKKKRVPVKETLPLVFRFEDEEPPPPEKEEWEKEVEDLFAEMQMCILESDIGFTNSSASQMQKGDLSDCQMGNHKLVLDEQIGLICKVCPYVHLEIKYIFPSFAQRTRGRYERKHLGQPPSLLDVGGFRFSDSSEVQDSLINEEGTVWDLVPQSAKSTMHPHQRGGFEFMWKNVAGDINLERLRQPLSDSKGGCIISHPPGTGKTRLTLVFLQSYLKLFPKSRPVIIAPSSLLLNWEAEFQKWEVDIPFHNLNSKDFSLQEDEATVSVFRCLSHPGKRNPHLIRMVKLGSWVKGNSVLGISYDLFRILTGDDGDGYVKPIREILLKYPGLLVLEEGHTARNEQSLVWKALKKVETEKRIVLSGTPFQNNIKELYNTLCVVSPKFAADLEQKWASLSSSIDKNARALEELRDIISPLVHKCSENVKKVSLPGIRDTVVHLKPTDLQKELLRRIPENPSSFYEQNLVSLISVHPSLVANRKEFSDLESQLKERGCRLDPDTGVKMKFVVELIRLCGGMKERVIIFSQLLDPLNLIKEQLSSLFGWTLGREILYMDGKLDVKQRQISINSLNDRKSDVKVLLASIKACSEGISLIGASRVVLLDVLWNPSIEEQAISRAYRNGQTKFVHVYCPVTSKWEVDKIEQQTRKKYHSDVLLSRNHEAKMDPSCCESEDTILVSMFEHEGLRHIFEKLSHAPRVLPPTTCIDSCNQPPKPSNKLEHFFGYLLEEFLMPSIITGTLMQIHMKNANKIRIFITHKMLLCFDDPHKCGDPVPGRVLSSRYKWGTVIKAVMDLVPGRVSSIRYIIGYSCKAVTTEDEKTAVRKAVISDAVGAQLFQQQAFSQWGPGPLTGSGRTYSIRDNAQVPPQPMCFDDPYKCGDPVPGRVLSSRYKWGTVIKAVMSGGIVSSIRYIIGYSCKAVTSEHDKHHIIFIHPKKEVSQQAFSRTRIEICKGPGTQKQGTWYPQDCDVKRTKRQLSELMR